The following proteins are co-located in the Malus sylvestris chromosome 13, drMalSylv7.2, whole genome shotgun sequence genome:
- the LOC126597010 gene encoding ribulose bisphosphate carboxylase small subunit, chloroplastic 3-like, with protein sequence MSAAIFNAPVGASGYAGLKANPWKLFPVNDSIGWAKKTVSNGSRTLCMKVWNPINNKKFETLSYLPPLSDDSIAKEIDYMLKKGWIPCLEFDEVGYVYRENSQMPGYYDGRYWTLWKLPMFGCTDPSLVLNEIQQCKTEYPNAYIRCVAFDNVNQGQCMAFIIQKPTATAAAAATTTTADA encoded by the exons ATGTCTGCTGCGATCTTTAATGCTCCGGTTGGTGCATCCGGTTATGCTGGCTTGAAAGCCAACCCTTGGAAACTTTTTCCGGTGAACGATTCTATTGGATGGGCCAAGAAAACCGTCTCCAATGGATCAAGAACTCTCTGCATGAAG GTATGGAATCCAATCAACAACAAGAAGTTCGAGACCCTCTCGTACCTACCACCACTCTCTGATGATTCTATTGCGAAGGAGATTGACTACATGCTCAAGAAGGGATGGATCCCTTGCCTCGAATTCGATGAG GTTGGGTATGTCTACAGGGAGAATAGCCAGATGCCAGGGTATTATGATGGGAGATACTGGACATTGTGGAAGCTGCCCATGTTTGGTTGTACTGATCCGTCGCTCGTTCTCAATGAAATCCAGCAGTGCAAAACAGAATACCCGAATGCTTATATTCGCTGCGTGGCATTCGACAACGTCAACCAGGGTCAGTGCATGGCCTTTATCATTCAGAAGCCAACAGCTACCGCCGCTgccgccgccaccaccaccaccgctgACGCTTAA